Sequence from the Amycolatopsis sp. NBC_00345 genome:
CCACCACGCCGGAGGGCAAAAAGCCGGAGAAGGTCGGCGACATGGTCACCCGGGTGGTCCGCGAAAAGCTGGAAAAGGAACTGCGAAAAGAAGTCAAAACGCAGAACGACCAGGTCGAAATGGACGCGGCCCTCAAGAATTTCGACAAGTGGTGCGGCGCGCCGATCTCCCTCACCAGTGGGAACTCCAAGAAAGCCCTGGAGGGAATCGAAAAGATCGTGAAGATCATGAGCGACCCGACGTACGGTGCTCAGGGTATGGGCGGGAAGATCATCGTCGACATGATGAAGAACATCCCGCCCGCCGCGACAGCCAAGCCCGAGGAAGAAAAGGCGAGTTAACCGCCAACCGCCGGCTCCCGTTTTGCCGTCAAGGCCTCCTTACCCGCGTCCGACGCGGGTAAGGAGGCCTTGACGGACTTCTGGCGGTCAGTCGAGGACCGCGGTCGCCTCGACCTCGACCAGAACGTCGGGCTCGGCCAGCGCGGCGACGCCGATCCCGGTCAGCGGCGGCATCGGCGTGACGCCCAGCTTCGCCGACGCCCGGGCGACGCCCTCCGCGAACAGCGGCATCTTGTCCTCGGTCCAGTCGACCAGGTAGACGGTCAGCTTCACCACGTTGTCGAACGTGGCGCCGACTTCGGCCAGCGCGGTGCCGATGTTGAGGTAACACTGCTCGACCTGGGCGGCGAAGTCGCCTTCGCCCACCTTTCCCCCGTCGGCGTCGCGGGCGATCTGACCAGCGATGAAGACCAGCTTCGATCCCGTGGCGACCGAAACCTGCCGGTAGATGCCGACCTCAGGCAGCCCCTTGGGGTTGACCAGGGTGATAGCCATGCTGACTCCTTGTCCGTGCGAGCTGGTCCCCAAACCATAGCATTGCAATGCTATGGTTTGACCCATGGCGAGGATGAAGGATCCCGCGGTCCGCACTCAGCTCCTCGAGCGCGCCGCACATCTGCTCCGTACCCGCGAGCCCCTCACCCTGCGCTCGCTGGTGGCCGGGACCGGGGTGTCCACAATGGCCGTCTACACCTACTTCGGTGATATGGACGGCGTCTGGAAAGCCTTGCGGCAGGAGGGTTTCACCCGCCTGGCGGCCAGATTCGCGGATGTGGCCCCCTCCGGCGACCCGGTCGAGGACCTGACCGTCCTGATCACCGCCTACCTCGGCAACGCCCTCGACCACACCGACCTGTACCGGGTCATGTTCGACGCGAGCTTCGCCCTCGAAGACCTCAAGGCCGCGGACGCGACCCTGGAGTACCTGGTCCAAGCCGCCGGCCGGGCTACCGCCGCCGGCCGCTTCCGCGCCGGGACCGACCCGCTGGAACTGGCGACCCAGAGCTGGACCATCGCCCACGGACTGGTCTCCCTGGTCGCGAACGGCCCGTTGCCCCGCGAAACGCTCGCGAACGGCGTCCCGCTGCTGATCGGGCTGTTCGTCCACAGGGGAGACGACCCCCGCAAGTGCCGTCGCTCGGTCGAGAGCGGCTGGAAGAAACTGCGGCCGCACAACGGGTCCTAGATGACCAATTCCAAGGGGTCAGTGGTAGTCCGAGGTGAGGGAGCGGTAGACCGGGCCGCTGATCTTGCTCGACGCTATGCGCCGCCCTCGATGAGCAGTTGCGCAGTGGCCCATCAACGCCGACACCACTCGAAGCGTCGGACCCACAGTTGCGGTCATATGGCATCACGCTTCGCCCGCCGTTCCATCACCAACGGCACCTCACCGAGGTGGGCCCTAGTCTCGATCGTTGGCACCGCAGTACGTCCTCGGCCCTGTTGTCATGCGACCCCCAGGTGCAGATGGCGGCTCCCAGGTGTTGTTGGCGGCTGGGCGAGGGGGTCAGCGGGATTGTGCGTCGACAGTTCTGGGAGACCAGAAATTTCCCGCGGGAAATCACCGGTCTCCCATGCCGATCACGTTGCCCAACCGTCCGTCACGCAGGTGCAGGCCGGGTAGCCGCTGCTCGATGGTGGCGATACCACAGGCGGCCAAGCCCTCGTCACCGTCCACCACGAGGATCCGCACCCGACTGTCGGTCAACTGCTCCTTCAGCACCGTCGCGAGGCTCACGCGCCAGCCGTCGTCACCGTTGCCGGGGTTGAAGAACTCGCCGCCCAGGTCCTCGATCAGTAACGCCCGCAACAGGACGAGTTCCGCGATGTCACCTTCACCTGCTTACCGCACCGATCCCATCGATCGCGATCATATAGCGATAGGAGGAGTATGCGGCTGGTTCGACCGGTGGCTGGGGTCGAGCGGCGGGTAGTCGGTGTAGCCACGGTGGTCACCCCGGTAGAAGGTGTTGGGGTCGGCTGACGCCAAGGGGGCGCCGACGCGGAGGCGGTGGACGAGGTCGGGATTGGCGACATAGGCCGTCCCGAAGGCGAGGATGTCGGCCAAGCCATCGGCGATGAGGTGCAGCTGACCGGGACCGGCGGGCGAGTCGTCGTGGGTGGCGTGCGGGTTGAGCATGAGGACCCCGGGCCAGCGGGAACGTAGCTGGGCGGTCAGGGCGCGGTGGTCGGGGAACTCGAACAGATGGAAGTAGGCCAGATCGGTCCGCAGCTCACCGACGAGCGCGGAGTACAGGGCGTCGACGTCGTCCTCGTGGAGACCGAAAGCGGTGCAGCCAGGGGAAAGTCGCAACGCGACACGGTGCGGACCGATCCGGCCGGCGACAGCGTCGACGAGTTCGAGCGCGAAACGGATCCGGCCGGCGATCGAGCCGCCGTAGCGGTCGGTGCGGAGATTGGCGTTGCCGACCAGGAACTGCTGAATCAGGTACCCGTACCCACCGTGCAGTTCGACGCCGTCGAAGCCGGCGGCGATGGCGTTGGCCGCGGCGGAAGCGAAGTCGGCGATGGTGTCCTGGATCTGCGAAACGGTCAGTTCGAGCGGTACGGGATAGGGCCGGTGCTCACGGTCGTTGATGCGAACCTGCCCCTCGGCGGCCACCGCGGACGGGGCGACGGGGTGTCGGCCGGTGAGCGAGGGATGGCCGCACCGACCCCCGTGGCAGAGCTGGGCGAAGATCCGCCCGCCCTCGGCGTGCACCCGGTCGGTGATCGGCCGCCACGAACGAACCTGCTGGTCAGAGTGCATACCGGGCATGTCGGTGTAGCCCTGCCCGACGACATTGGGGTGCTTCGCCTCGGCGACGATCAGGCCGGCGGTGCTGCGCTGGGCGTAGTACTCGGCCATCAACGGCGTGGCGGATAGCCCTGGCCCGTAAGCACGGCGGCGGGTCAGCGGCGCCATGGCGATGCGGTTGGGCAGTGTGAGCCCACCGAGCTGGATGGGGTCGAACGGAGTTGGCATGCCACAGACGATGGCCGCCCCACACACGAAGTCACCAGCAACAACGAAGAATTCGGCGATTTATGCCGCCAGCTAGAGTTTGACGGTGATATCCGACGGACCGGACTGCTTGACGGTCCGGACCGCGGGCGCGGTCTCCACGGCGGACAGCCCGGGCAGCGCGGCGATCGGGCCGGTCAGGTAGGCGTACAACGCCTGGGGATCACGGCACAGCACGCTCGCGTACAGGTTGGACGGTCCGGTGGTCGCCCCCACGAAACCAGCCTCGGCGTGCCGCGCCAACTCCTGCCCGGCGGCGACAAGTTGGCTTGGCACAACGGAAAGCCAGAGCGACGCGGTCGTGCGCAACCCCAGCAGCGTGGGATCGAAGTCCACGTCGAAGTACAGCACCCGGTGCTGCCGGAGCTCGGCCATCCGCCGTCGCACGGTGGTCTGCGACCAGCCGGTCGCCGCGGCGAGCTCCCGATACCCCAGCCGACCGTCACGGGCCAACTGCGTCAACAGCGCCCGATCCCCGTCGGAGGGCACGATCGGCGGTCCCTCGACTGCCTCGTCCGGACGCAACTGCTCGCACTGCTCGGGTGTCAACGGCCCGGTGCTGGTGAGCGTGCTGTTCGGCCCGCCGAAAAACGTGTGCAGCACGCTGTGGCCAATGACCTGCGTCACCCGAGGCGTGCGCGGCAGCCGCGTGAGGACCGACGACGTCCCGGCCGCGACCCGGACCATGCAGATGATCTCCGCACCGCCGGACGCCACCTGCACCCAGGACGTCTCCGGCCGGCGGGCGAGGGCGTGCGCGAGGTCGGCCGCCGCGCCCGGCGCGCACCCGACCCGGACCAGCCACTGCTCCTCCCCCATGGCCTCCGCCCAGGT
This genomic interval carries:
- a CDS encoding alkene reductase, with the protein product MPTPFDPIQLGGLTLPNRIAMAPLTRRRAYGPGLSATPLMAEYYAQRSTAGLIVAEAKHPNVVGQGYTDMPGMHSDQQVRSWRPITDRVHAEGGRIFAQLCHGGRCGHPSLTGRHPVAPSAVAAEGQVRINDREHRPYPVPLELTVSQIQDTIADFASAAANAIAAGFDGVELHGGYGYLIQQFLVGNANLRTDRYGGSIAGRIRFALELVDAVAGRIGPHRVALRLSPGCTAFGLHEDDVDALYSALVGELRTDLAYFHLFEFPDHRALTAQLRSRWPGVLMLNPHATHDDSPAGPGQLHLIADGLADILAFGTAYVANPDLVHRLRVGAPLASADPNTFYRGDHRGYTDYPPLDPSHRSNQPHTPPIAI
- a CDS encoding Lrp/AsnC family transcriptional regulator codes for the protein MAEDVVRGLLQALQIDGRVAFSAVAEVLGVSDQTVARRYQALRAAGTVRVVGQTWAEAMGEEQWLVRVGCAPGAAADLAHALARRPETSWVQVASGGAEIICMVRVAAGTSSVLTRLPRTPRVTQVIGHSVLHTFFGGPNSTLTSTGPLTPEQCEQLRPDEAVEGPPIVPSDGDRALLTQLARDGRLGYRELAAATGWSQTTVRRRMAELRQHRVLYFDVDFDPTLLGLRTTASLWLSVVPSQLVAAGQELARHAEAGFVGATTGPSNLYASVLCRDPQALYAYLTGPIAALPGLSAVETAPAVRTVKQSGPSDITVKL
- a CDS encoding RidA family protein; translation: MAITLVNPKGLPEVGIYRQVSVATGSKLVFIAGQIARDADGGKVGEGDFAAQVEQCYLNIGTALAEVGATFDNVVKLTVYLVDWTEDKMPLFAEGVARASAKLGVTPMPPLTGIGVAALAEPDVLVEVEATAVLD
- a CDS encoding TetR/AcrR family transcriptional regulator, which gives rise to MARMKDPAVRTQLLERAAHLLRTREPLTLRSLVAGTGVSTMAVYTYFGDMDGVWKALRQEGFTRLAARFADVAPSGDPVEDLTVLITAYLGNALDHTDLYRVMFDASFALEDLKAADATLEYLVQAAGRATAAGRFRAGTDPLELATQSWTIAHGLVSLVANGPLPRETLANGVPLLIGLFVHRGDDPRKCRRSVESGWKKLRPHNGS